The Acetobacteroides hydrogenigenes genomic interval CTTTTGGGAATGCTTATCTTTTCGGTCGTTTATATGATAATCTTCCAGATGTAGCGTATGGCACGACGATGCATAATACTGCTGATGGTAATCTTTTGCTGCGCCACCTCAAACGCGCAGAAGGACTCCATCCGCATCGCCTTCTACAACTGCGAGAACTACTTCGACTCGTTCCGCGACTCTTCCATCAACGATGCCGAGTATACACCCGATGGTGCACGCCGCTGGACCTATTCGCGATTCCTTGCCAAGCGGAACAGCATCTTTAAGGTGTTTGCCTCGATGAGCAACCCCAATCCTCCTGAGGTTATTGGACTTTGCGAGGTAGAAAATCGCTTTGTGCTCAACCAACTCTGCTATGAAACACCTCTCTCAAAGTTCGAGTATGCTGTGGTACACCAAAATTCGTCGGATGTCCGCGGAATAGACGTTGCGCTCATCTACCAGAAGAATCGGCTAAGGCTTCTCAACTACCGATGCTTTAATCCGAATGTTTTAGATACAAGCCTGCGCACCCGCAGCATACTATACTCCCAATTTAAGTGGGGCGAGTTCGATACGCTGCACGTTTTCGTCAACCACTTCCCCAGCAAACTGGGAGGCGAGCGCTCCAACAGATCGCGCATGCTGGTAGCCCGCCTGCTAAAGTCGAAAGTTGATTCGATTCTTTCGAAGAACCAATCGGCGAGCATCGTCATCACCGGAGACTTTAACGACTTACCCCAAAGCGATGCGCTGAATGTTCTTAACGATAGCCTACTCGTAAACCTTGCAGCCCCGCTAGCAAAAGAAGGTCGCGGTTCCATAAAGTTCGATGGTACATGGGAACTCATTGATCAATTTATCGTCTCTAGAGGTTTAATAAATGGAGATACTCCCGTAATGATAAAAGGATGCCAAACCATCTACTCCGCTCCCTTTATGCTAGAGGACGACCTCGACAATGGAGGCCAAAAACCACGCCGAACCTTCAAAGGTTACCGCTACAACGGAGGATATTCAGACCATTTGCCGGTATTTATCGAATTATTGCGAACACTTTAGCAGAATTGCAGTAGCACAACAACCTCTTAACAATAAAATAACAAACCACCCCAATACTACAGGCTCTAAAATGCTAGATTTACGCCTGCCGTTCAGATGACAAGTTGGCTTTACTCTTGCATCGAAAATAACATTTATCGAACCCCATCTATGAAAGACATCTTTATCTCTTTAATCATGGCTACTATTGCAACATCGGGCTTTTCGCAAGCCGAATACATCGCTCACCGTGGAGCATCGCACCTCGCCCCCGAGAATACGGTAGCAGCTGCTAAGCTGGCCTGGGAGCAAAACGCTGATGCCGTAGAGCTAGACATCTACCTTACCAAGGACAACCGCATAATGGTAATGCACGACAAAAACACCAAACGAACCACCGGAAAGAATATGGCAATCTCAGAGTCCCATTCGGATAGCCTCCGAATGCTTGACGCAGGATCATTTAAGGATATAAAGTATAAAGACGAAAAAATTCCTTTCCTCGAAGAAATGATTGAAACCGTTCCTGCTGGGAAGAAGCTGGTTATCGAACTTAAATGTGGCATCGAGGTGCTGCCCTTCCTTAAAAAGGTAGTCGAGCAAAGTGGCAAGCAGCAGCAATGCCTCTTTATAGCCTTCGACTGGAAAACCATTGTTGATACAAAAAAACAGTTCCCTCATAATGCCTGCTACTGGCTAAGCAGCAAAAAAGAGGGGCTTTCAGAAAAGATGAGAGAGGCAAAAGCCGTAGGCCTCGATGGGCTAGACCTCGGCTACAGGGCTATCGACGAGCAGGTAATGCAGCAAGCAAAAGAGCTAGGGCTGGAGATCTTGGCTTGGACCGTTGACGCCCCCTCCGAGGCCAAGCGCCTAATAGAACTTGGAGTAAAAGGCATTACCACCAACCGCCCTGGTTGGCTAAAAGAAAATATCCATTAGCATTTGTCCTTACAACAATAGCAAGCCACTCGCGAGAAATCCTCATTCACTACAAGACATCCGGGCTCATGGTAATTGAGGATTTCTCGCTCTTTTCGCTCTTCTAAGACAACTTTATTGCCTTCACTTCTCCCAAAAGATTACAAATAGGCTGCAACTATATTTGCCTCTCAAGCACCAAAACTGCTCATGCAACCTAAACTTTTCGCCTAACAAAAAGCAGCAGCAAACAGCCTGTACCGTCCTCTTTACCAAGCAAACGACTTCCCTCTAGAAGCACTCATACTTTAGGTGTGTAAATGCCTTTTGTGCAGAATGCAGCCACATTCGACTGCTGAAATGTTAATCAACGGTTGTAACTAAATAGAGGTTTCCGCGTCATACCCCCAAAACAGAAACAACAACGCAAAATGAAACCTATCTATTTTGTTAAAGCTATTCTACTGGTGATTTTGATTGCCGCTGCAGAGACATTATCCGCAGACGTGAACAAAGGAAATATAACAGGAAAGGTTATAGATAAACAGAACAACCAGCCCATTCCATTTGTAGCTGTTACGCTGGGCCAGCTACCCGACTCCTCCATTAAGAAGTCGGTTTTAACCGACGAAAAAGGCTCCTACACATTCGACAAGGTAGCCGATGGCAGCTACGTTATCACGGCCCACATGGTAGGCTACAGCCGTAAGCACTCGAAGCCGATTGCCTGCAAGCAGAACTCCGTAAAAGTAGAAGTCCTAGCACTCGAGAACAACGCCGTTCTAAAAGAAGTAACCGTAAACGGAAGGCGCCCAGAAATAGAGCAAAAAGCCGACCGCACCGTGCTAAACATCGAAAATAGCGCTACGGCATCGGGCGAAAACGCCTACGAGGTGCTCCGTAAAGCCCCAGGAATAAATATTGACAAGGACGACAACATCTCGCTAAAGGGTAAAGAAGGCGTAATGGTTACCATAAACGATAAGCCAACCTACCTATCGGGACAAGAATTGGCCAACTACCTCAAGACTCTTCATGGAACCGAAATAGAAAAGGTGGAGCTTATTTCTTCGCCGCCTGCCCGCTACGAAGCAGCAGGAAATACCGGCATCATCAACATAAAGATGAAGAGAAGCAACAAAATTGGGGTTAACGGAACGGCCAATGCCGGACTAACCATGACCAACAAGATGGGCGGAAATGCCGGTGTATCCCTAAACATGCGTAAGGGAAAGATCAGCACCTTCGGATCGTTTAATGGAAGGAAAGGCTACTACAAGAGCACTCTATTCCTAGATAGAAAAACAAATACCGACATAGCTCAGCTTATACAGAATGGCAAAGGTGATGGCGATTACGACATTTACAACTTCCGTGCAGGGGTCGACTACGAGCTGAACAAGCGCCACACGTTTGGGGTGATGGCAAGAGGCTCTAAGTACTGCGAAGATGGCAGCCTAAACACGCGTACCGATTTATACCTCCGAGATGGCAGCCTTAACAAGTACCTAAGCAGCACTTCTACCGAAGATAACAACAATAACAACTACACGCTTAACGCAAACTACAAAATGAATATCGATACGGTTGGGCGCTCGCTGAATGTTGATATCGACTACGTGGAGTACCGAAATAGGTCGAACCAGCTCAACGATACCTACTATTTTAAGCCAACCGGCGAGACGTTCTCTCCTTCCCTCCTCCTAAAAAATCAAACCCCATCCGACATCTACATCAAGTCGTTTAGGGTCGACTACACCCATCCTTTTGCAAAGGGCGTGCTGCTTGAGTCGGGGGTTAAGGGTAGCACCGTAAACAGCGACAACGACCTGAGGTACGACAAGTACAACCACACCGCTAGCGCCTGGGAGGTAGACAACGAGCGCTCGAACCACTTTAAGTTCGACGAAAGCATCCTAGCAGGGTACGCCTCGCTATCGTACGAAAAGAACAGCTGGAGCGTAAAGGGGGGCCTGCGCGCCGAGCAAACCTGGAGCAAG includes:
- a CDS encoding endonuclease/exonuclease/phosphatase family protein, translating into MARRCIILLMVIFCCATSNAQKDSIRIAFYNCENYFDSFRDSSINDAEYTPDGARRWTYSRFLAKRNSIFKVFASMSNPNPPEVIGLCEVENRFVLNQLCYETPLSKFEYAVVHQNSSDVRGIDVALIYQKNRLRLLNYRCFNPNVLDTSLRTRSILYSQFKWGEFDTLHVFVNHFPSKLGGERSNRSRMLVARLLKSKVDSILSKNQSASIVITGDFNDLPQSDALNVLNDSLLVNLAAPLAKEGRGSIKFDGTWELIDQFIVSRGLINGDTPVMIKGCQTIYSAPFMLEDDLDNGGQKPRRTFKGYRYNGGYSDHLPVFIELLRTL
- a CDS encoding glycerophosphodiester phosphodiesterase, giving the protein MKDIFISLIMATIATSGFSQAEYIAHRGASHLAPENTVAAAKLAWEQNADAVELDIYLTKDNRIMVMHDKNTKRTTGKNMAISESHSDSLRMLDAGSFKDIKYKDEKIPFLEEMIETVPAGKKLVIELKCGIEVLPFLKKVVEQSGKQQQCLFIAFDWKTIVDTKKQFPHNACYWLSSKKEGLSEKMREAKAVGLDGLDLGYRAIDEQVMQQAKELGLEILAWTVDAPSEAKRLIELGVKGITTNRPGWLKENIH
- a CDS encoding outer membrane beta-barrel protein, with protein sequence MKPIYFVKAILLVILIAAAETLSADVNKGNITGKVIDKQNNQPIPFVAVTLGQLPDSSIKKSVLTDEKGSYTFDKVADGSYVITAHMVGYSRKHSKPIACKQNSVKVEVLALENNAVLKEVTVNGRRPEIEQKADRTVLNIENSATASGENAYEVLRKAPGINIDKDDNISLKGKEGVMVTINDKPTYLSGQELANYLKTLHGTEIEKVELISSPPARYEAAGNTGIINIKMKRSNKIGVNGTANAGLTMTNKMGGNAGVSLNMRKGKISTFGSFNGRKGYYKSTLFLDRKTNTDIAQLIQNGKGDGDYDIYNFRAGVDYELNKRHTFGVMARGSKYCEDGSLNTRTDLYLRDGSLNKYLSSTSTEDNNNNNYTLNANYKMNIDTVGRSLNVDIDYVEYRNRSNQLNDTYYFKPTGETFSPSLLLKNQTPSDIYIKSFRVDYTHPFAKGVLLESGVKGSTVNSDNDLRYDKYNHTASAWEVDNERSNHFKFDESILAGYASLSYEKNSWSVKGGLRAEQTWSKGNSVSINKVTKRDYLDVFPTLFIQRTINESNSVNISYNRRIDRPNYDKLNPFVFRIDEYTYKEGNPYLKPQYTDNIELTHAWRNKVFTSLGYSHTKDVQNEVLEEVTDPNNPQAIKATKLYERNLDELNSFTLNVSANLNPVSWFRTNNNITAMYNDYKRDSKGSGNSKLMYMIYSSNSFILPKQYIFEVMGTYNSAMAYGLIDIKPRYAVNIGLQKKFLDNKLTAKFSFDDVFKTVNSKAVAKYDGMDLYTKSTWASQRISLSLTYRFGSKDVKAARQRSTSSEEELNRTGKGK